In candidate division KSB1 bacterium, the following proteins share a genomic window:
- a CDS encoding adenosylhomocysteinase: MSNGTAAARPKAKAKAEKVKRDYHVADLSLAPAGKNRILWADHDMPVLQEIRARFEKDKPLKGKRMSACLHVTAETANLMRTLKAGGADVVLCASNPLSTQDDVAASLVQDFGIRTYAIKGEDRDTYYDHLDVAMRWQPTITMDDGADLVHGLHTTHRGFAEGIVASLEETTTGVIRLRALDKEGKLQFPVFAVNDSQTKHLFDNRYGTGQSTLDGIIRATDMLIAGCTVVVAGYGMCGKGLASRAKGHGADVVITEINPIRALEAKMDGYRVMPMAQAATVGDVFCTVTGNIHVIRPEHFSKMKDGAVVCNSGHFDVELDLPGLAKLAKKVDRNVVQFVDRYTLPGGNKIMIIGEGRLVNLAAAHGHPASVMDMSFATQALTTEHALKHASKLSVAVHEVPLSIENWIATTKLATMSSKIDKLTAEQKQYLSSWEMGT, from the coding sequence TGCCGGTACTGCAGGAGATTCGCGCGCGTTTTGAGAAAGACAAGCCGCTGAAGGGCAAGCGCATGTCGGCCTGCCTGCATGTCACCGCCGAGACCGCGAATCTGATGCGCACGCTCAAGGCGGGCGGGGCGGATGTGGTGCTGTGCGCGTCGAATCCGCTCTCGACACAGGACGACGTCGCCGCCTCGCTCGTGCAGGACTTCGGCATCCGGACCTATGCCATCAAGGGCGAGGACCGCGATACCTACTACGATCATCTCGACGTGGCGATGCGCTGGCAGCCGACGATCACGATGGACGACGGCGCCGACCTCGTTCACGGTTTGCACACAACGCATCGCGGTTTTGCCGAGGGGATTGTCGCCTCGCTGGAAGAGACGACGACGGGCGTGATCCGCCTGCGCGCGCTGGACAAGGAAGGCAAATTGCAGTTTCCGGTGTTCGCCGTGAACGACTCACAGACGAAGCATCTGTTCGATAACCGTTACGGTACCGGCCAGTCCACGCTGGACGGCATCATTCGCGCGACGGACATGCTGATCGCGGGCTGCACCGTGGTGGTGGCCGGTTATGGGATGTGCGGCAAAGGGTTGGCCTCACGCGCGAAGGGTCACGGCGCGGACGTCGTCATCACCGAGATCAACCCGATTCGCGCGCTCGAAGCGAAGATGGACGGCTACCGCGTGATGCCGATGGCGCAAGCGGCGACAGTCGGCGATGTGTTCTGCACGGTGACGGGCAACATCCATGTGATTCGTCCCGAGCATTTTTCCAAGATGAAAGACGGCGCGGTGGTTTGCAACAGCGGCCACTTCGACGTCGAGCTGGACCTTCCCGGTCTGGCCAAGCTGGCGAAGAAAGTGGATCGCAACGTCGTACAGTTCGTGGATCGTTACACGCTGCCCGGTGGCAACAAGATCATGATTATCGGTGAAGGCCGGCTCGTGAATCTGGCCGCGGCGCACGGCCACCCGGCTTCCGTCATGGACATGAGTTTCGCGACGCAGGCGCTGACGACCGAACATGCCCTCAAGCACGCCAGCAAGCTTTCGGTGGCCGTGCATGAAGTCCCGCTGTCCATCGAAAACTGGATCGCGACGACGAAGCTCGCGACGATGTCCAGCAAGATCGATAAGCTGACGGCCGAGCAGAAGCAATACCTGAGTTCGTGGGAGATGGGCACCTAA